The Arabidopsis thaliana chromosome 5, partial sequence genomic interval CCTTCAATAGCGTGTTCCCATCTTTGGTAAGCTTAATATCCCCAGAACCACCAACAAGCCTGCATCGAGTGAGAAGCACATGAGGAATTTGAAGATAATGAACAGTATATACATAGATCAGATTAAATCAAGAGGATAAAATACATTTTGATTGTTCCTTTAGGACCGAGATTCGACTTGAGTACATCTTGCAAACCCTTGGCGGCGTTGATGGTCATATGAAGCGCCGCAGATTTGTTGAGAACCTCGGCATTAGGATTCAGAACTCGCACTGACATTTTCGATAACCTTTGGTGCACAGATTCAGGACACGAAGAGAATAACTTGAGACTGAACTAGAGAGCGAgcgagagagagggagagagctTTAGGGCTTTCTTCTGGGTTTTAAAAGTGAAGCCGATGTTGAGAGACTCTAGTCGCTCTAGAGACTTTAATATTAACctgaaattacaaaatttacccagattataatatgttttacatttttagccatatattaattgattctctaaaaatcatatattctCCAACATTCTGCAATATTATTCCGATCAtcatttgaagaaagaaatttaattataaacgtaatataaatttagacctaaaattagtttttttaattaatacttAGTAAGAGTAATggtatttcaaaatttgattgatttgatcatttaGTTTTGTAGTCTATTTaggattaaaaacaaattcgttCGTTAGCAACTGGCTGATTTGACTATgcttaaaacaattttcagATGAACCATTGCGTTAGCTGAATAATCTATTATTGGAATCAAAATTCTAGTCAATGTGTAATATATGGCCCAACagaactaaaataaaaacggGTTGGGGATAGTGATGGTAAAatggtttgtgttttggacCATTAACAACTTggtatacacacacacacgtaTCGAATTTAAGTTACAGATCTTGATACcaacttttttatttccttgttATCAATAGTGATTCGTACCGAACAATCCATATGAAGAAAGCCCCGTCAAAAAgtggaggaaaagaaaagaagaataaatatcGTCTTCTTTTATGTATTTGGGAGTTTATGACCATACATTACTTGAGTCAATTCCTTTTTTTGACTcgattccaaaaaaaaaaatcgtgtGAAATGTACAAAAACCTAACCTCGTGGATAAATAAGCAATATCTAGATACATAGTTAAATATTACAGTGAAAATAGCTTACACTCAAAGATTTTAAGCAAAAGATTGAGTAAGTAGTACAAGATTTATATATCTTGATGGCTGacctttattattttaaaaactgtaATGAAATAGTACATTTTTTATCCACTACAACATTTTATAGTTGTATGGTCTCTGTCACGAAGGCAAATTTATCAAAGTCAACTATGAGAAAAATTATTGAAGtgctagaaaacaaaaggtagATTCTAATTTCCAActcttttcaaaataaatttttttagtaaaagaaaaaaaaaactatctttCTCATAAACAAAATAGGAAATAAAATTACAGTGGTCAAGCTAAGATTATATTCAAGCATTGGATACATAACTTAACTTAAAAGTACAAGTCCATCTATTGTATTACATAATTTATACTATTCACCTTCACTGAAAAAACACTACAAAGCAAAGCTTACTTTAATCCACaataaaaacacaacatttcaagtttttatctcttattatttttcaagaACAACATTTTAAATCAATTAAAGGTTTCAGAAAAAGGTCTTTAGGGAATTATTATGATGGATGTATGAAGTTGTGAAGACGACACATCATGTCGTGGATTCGATCACGTGACACCGACGAGTTGTCGAGAATATGAAAAGCGTGACCAACACCTCCATGAACTATACCTTCAACTCTCTTCCCATGGCTTCTCATCACTTTACACATCTCCAAGTTTCGTTCTTTTAGTATATCAAACTCCGCCATGAACACCATCGTCGTCGGTAACTTCGCTCCCGCCGAGCTCATCAGAGGGTTACACCATGGATGGTCTCTACTCGCTCCACGTGGCAGAGCTAGACGCCAATATGCGTCGGAAGCTGAAAGAGTAAGCGCCGATGACTTGGTgtgatgttgttgtttctcCGAAGACGTTCTTGATTCGCCGCCGAAGAAAGGGTGGATGAGAATAATGCCCTTGAGGTGTAGAGTGTTTGCGTATTTGCCACTGGCCATGATTCTTACGGCGACTTGGTAAGCTATGTTGGCTCCGGCGCTATCTCCGGCCAAGAAAACGTTTGAGAGGTTACATTTACTCAACCAAGAAGGATATCCACCACCGGTAGATATTTGTTGCTTGACTAGCCACGAGACGACATTAACGCCGTCGTCGTACGCCGCCGGGAGACGGTGTTCAGGGGCTAAACGGTAGTTTACGGAAACGATGACGCAACGGGCTTTAACGGCAAGGCTGGTCAAGAAGTCATGGTAGCAACTCCAAGCGGCGGAGCCAACGCAGAAACCACCGCCGTGGAAGTAAACGAGGAGAGGGAGAGTAACGGACGGCGAGGCTGCTGCGGCATCGGGGATGTAGACACGTGTCCATGTGTCGTTGGATAGTTTGATGTCAAAGGCTGTGGCTTTAGAAGATGGGTGAATGGTTGGTGAGACGATGGGAACTATGGGAGGTCTTTCGACGCAGCCGTCGTTGAAAACTTTGATGAGTCCTTCGATCTCTTCCACGACGGGGCCGTGACGGTGGTGATGGGATCCACCACGGCGGTTGTCGGAGGATTGGTGGTTGTGAGAGAAGGAAATGGTTGCCataggttttttattttttaatgtgtaGCGTTGTGGGTTGAGTTTGGATTGAGTGAGATGAGAGATTCATTGAACTTCTTTATATAGAgaagtttgtatatatatttatctaagATACTTTCAAATAGGAATATATAGggggaaaaaataaaaattttaagaaatatagTATAAGGAATTTCAATTGGGAATCAAAACTATAATCTACGGTACTTGTAAAATGCCGGATTTTATTGTCATTGAAAGCATATCTATAGTGTAAATGAGAATGATCCATGAGATCAAGTGGGTGAATCTTCACCACTTCATATCCGTCAATCGTCATATTACATTACATCACGACTagagtgtttttcttttgtcaaccactcttttgtttaaagtgtttgttttaaaattaaaagaaaaagaatgtaaaattatattagcatatatatgaatgtatACTTGAAGTATACTAGAATCGTAGCAGATCATTATACACTAGTATCGATTTTGGCTCAGTTATACAATAATCCCAATTTCAGAAGGCCGGATACAAAATGAGGATTGAATACCATATTACTATTAACGTGTTCACATTACAAAAGGATGTGTATTTCACGATGGATTTTTCATAAACGAGGAATATTACGGTTCAAAATAAGTATGCTAACATGAAAACATAGAAGAGTTATCCCAAAAGAATAACATTATTGCCAGTCGTGGTattatgaatagtaaaatGATTGTAAGTTGAGTTTAAGTTGATTTGATCCCAAGCAATTTGTGTTGTTCCATCACTTCTTGTTTGTATCATTACAAAGTGGAACTCAAGACTATTGTTTGTCCTTTTCgaacaatattgtttttagattttcatcCCTATATTTATCTACATATTTATCAAATAGCCagaaaaaaatggatataaaaaaagaaatattaatcattctcaaattgtaatatttttctttcttctttacattttccttttttttttgtcgactcattttccattttttaagtgtttttattgtaaaagGTGGATATCAAATATTATTGACTTTACTAGAGGACGAATAATGATCACTTTAAAGTTCATGAGATGCATATAGTTCGTTAGGTgaacaaacataaaaagagAGATGCACAGTTAGTTATAGCCACAAAAAGCTTTCAGAAGCTATGGAAGAAAAATCTTTGGCTCACCTCATgtattgataaaataaaaatgaaatcttcAGTTATATGCATGCATAATAACAGTGTGgaagtttccttcttttttttttttttggtttttatataaatagaagTAAAGAagtcaaaagaacaaaaagtcGGCAAAGATTCTATGGGCAAGTACAATTCACAAATCTTCTAAAATTCTTATGATATATTCCCCcttcgatttttcttttccctttttgtaattgttttattttgtcactGTGAATTGTTATTGTATTCAttcaaaagtgaaaaacaaatgttaacCATTTAAGCTTATTACGATTTATTCACTAATCCTcatactttttttctctctaagaATGAATACTTACTAATATTTACGTATAGAACTCAACTGTAACCCGAGTGTGGCTTTTAACTTTGATCATCTTTTTATCAAGCTAGCGATTTTGTCATACGGCAtgataaaaatcaaatgagaaGCTAACGATTTTGACTATGTAGTTTATCTTCGTAATATTCGAGCTTTTCTTATATTCTCTTTGAAGGAACCAAATTGATTTTTCATTCGATAAGAATATTTACTTCTCTTATTCCTCCCCCCTGTCCTAACCGTGGCAGAGAAAGGATTTTTGCCCAAATTATTAAACACGCAAAAGGCGTGTAAAACTGTAGATTAATACAGAATGTAGCAAGTTCGTGGAAAATAATCATCTTCGAAAAATACTTTGTTTTATAGCcaaaatatgtaaacaataGTTTTTAATATCTAGATACAAGAACTTGGTTTTTCTTAGCCCTACATGTTCATATGAAAGCTGCAAAGCCTCAAACAAATatcttgtaatgtttttttattggaaaTGATTATAGTGAGTTATATAAACTCATTTTTGTAACGAAAGGTAGGTACAATTACAAATCAATCACCCCAACTGTGTAAAACAGCAAAAAGTAACCATAACAAGACATTTGATTCTCCATAACATGTAACCACTTTAGGaccccaaaagaaaagaagaaaaacactcAAGTTTGGTTTAGAGTGGGGTGCTATTAGTGGATGTGATCGAGAAGAAAATTTGCAGCCAACTGTTCGTTCTTGTTGCAAGCTAAGAACACCTCCAACACCACCCTTCTCTCGAATCCCATAGCTTCCAGCTGTTTTTTCCAACCAAACATATATGCacacaatcaatcaaaatttcatttaCCAAAATAGAACTGAAATTATTAAAAGCTTTTacgaataaaacaaaaccctgTTGATTGCTTCATCATCCACAGCTGTGACTTGAAGTTGCAACAAATCCTCTTCAGGTTGTGCCAATTCGTTGTCACTGTGTATCataccataaaaaaaaatatcaaataagttgaacaaaagaaagcttagtttctaatatataattttatgcATTTTTACCCATATGTTCCTTCAATGTGCTC includes:
- the CXE17 gene encoding carboxyesterase 17 (carboxyesterase 17 (CXE17); FUNCTIONS IN: hydrolase activity; INVOLVED IN: metabolic process; LOCATED IN: cellular_component unknown; EXPRESSED IN: 11 plant structures; EXPRESSED DURING: 4 anthesis, petal differentiation and expansion stage; CONTAINS InterPro DOMAIN/s: Lipase, GDXG, active site (InterPro:IPR002168), Alpha/beta hydrolase fold-3 (InterPro:IPR013094); BEST Arabidopsis thaliana protein match is: alpha/beta-Hydrolases superfamily protein (TAIR:AT1G68620.1); Has 1807 Blast hits to 1807 proteins in 277 species: Archae - 0; Bacteria - 0; Metazoa - 736; Fungi - 347; Plants - 385; Viruses - 0; Other Eukaryotes - 339 (source: NCBI BLink).); this encodes MATISFSHNHQSSDNRRGGSHHHRHGPVVEEIEGLIKVFNDGCVERPPIVPIVSPTIHPSSKATAFDIKLSNDTWTRVYIPDAAAASPSVTLPLLVYFHGGGFCVGSAAWSCYHDFLTSLAVKARCVIVSVNYRLAPEHRLPAAYDDGVNVVSWLVKQQISTGGGYPSWLSKCNLSNVFLAGDSAGANIAYQVAVRIMASGKYANTLHLKGIILIHPFFGGESRTSSEKQQHHTKSSALTLSASDAYWRLALPRGASRDHPWCNPLMSSAGAKLPTTMVFMAEFDILKERNLEMCKVMRSHGKRVEGIVHGGVGHAFHILDNSSVSRDRIHDMMCRLHNFIHPS